The sequence AAAGGGGCTAAAAAGGTGCAAGACTTCTTAAAAGATACCAGAGAGTAGACCTATTCCTAAAGAGGGGGACAACAACTGCAACACATCTACAACCTAAAAACAAGGAGGCTCCCTTCCCCAGTTTCTCTTTTGGGAGGGGGGAACCAGAAAGACCTCCTTGACCCTGGGCTTGCCCTAAAGTTCACTGGCCACCACTCTTGCTCGAGTCGGCCCCAGAAGGAAGTCAGTGGAGAAGAGTTCTAAGGAAGAGTACAGGGGGTCAAAGAAGAAAGTCAAGACTTTGACGACCTCGAACGCAAAGAATCCCTTTtcgacttcttcctcctcctccaaccatACATCTCTCACTGGGATGATGGCCACACTCAACACATGGTGATACTTGAGACCATTCAGAGGGCATGTTTGGTGGGTATCCACAGTCACCACACTCACAAAGGTGCTGCAGGCCTTCAGCAGCACTTCAAGGCATTTCAGCAGGCATTACTGCACTGTATTTACCAAAAACAACAAGGCAATGGCAAAGAGaaggaaaatttttaataaatctttaatatTCCTAGCAAGAGAACATCCGTTCCCAGTGACGGCTGATATCGAAGCAAGGTGTCAGTGagccacaaggggggggggggggatttacctCCCCACTACTGTCAGGTAACTAACTGTTTGTTATTAACACCTTGCTACAGGTTAATTGCTGTATTcccagtttttttataattttgcaatacaaagaaggatgttgtatttgtgtaggaacaaaggaCCAAAAATGAGAGAGAATTATAATAACCCTTCTAAAGCTTGGCAATACAATTAAAGACCTTAAATACAGTAATTCccttcacaaatattcaaaattattctattcTAGACTTACCCTACTACTTGTTACAAAAGACTGAATTGCTCACACAATAAgtaaacatattcaatacataaaagCATGAAATCTTTACTGAGCATACCTGGTTCTCCCTTTAactgaattatattaaaaataattctaGTAATGGGGCTTTATATGATATTTTCAGTTAAGCAGACTATCTGTATTTTAGCAAAAgggaggaaaatatatttttaaacataCAAGCCAAAATCatcaattagtattttttttttttttttttttacatctctggGATACTTGTACTACCAATACCTATACATTGTGTTGATTGCTAGAATATGATGAAGCTGCTCCCCACCCCAAGAAAAAAGTGGCAGAACAGCACTGTCAAGATGTGGCTAATTATAGCCCCAATAGCTTATATCTGGTAGGCTCCACCTTGAAGGtgtgccaatcgtaaaaatatttgccaaaaatacactaatcaagacaggctaatgaaattttcaggcattattagcactataataacgcatatcctctgagttttatcatcctacggggaaaataaatgattttatgaaaaaaaatgtgaaattcagGGACCATTGTATCaaaggttatttggtgatcggtgagaaactactgtcttgaatagaaATCCGTTCTGTAGGCATGTTGGTATATCCACCaggaacatgcacacaaagttttatcaaaatcgaacagtaaataagcacatagCAAGAAAAAAATGAGCAACAACTTTTGTGAAATCCCCGCTGATGATCGAGCGAAAGTTACAAATAAATAATCCCCAAAAAttcaaatctcgatttagggacaaaaccttccgTGAGTTTGTAGTTATTACGTCACTTGCTAGCCTGAAAcaactaaaaattatattatttaaggcATAAAAGCAGGACAATCAAAGAAAAACATCCCTTTCCCCAAAAAAAAACCAAACCAGAAGAAAAGCGATTTTTTTCTGAGGACATAAGAAAAGGGAACAGACTTCATAGTCACCCCTAAAGTTGTTTCTTTGCTAAAACTAATCATAGAAAACGACatcgaccaatttttgagaggtagactaTAAAAATACATCGAAATTATATTGgatttgattttgtttttgttttttttactacttttattttcctactataattattatttacagaaatattattataattattattactactaaaattaCAATGGCATCTATCATTATTATAAATCACTACTAACATACTATGCTCACTGCAATTATTATTTACAGACATTATTGCTAAAATGAGCGTAtcagacaattattattataaaaaaaatattactatataaTGAAACATACTATGCTTACTGCAATTATTATTTACAAAGATATTATTGCTAAAATGAGCGTATCagacaattatttttataaaaaaattattattactaaattatgaAACGTACTATGCTTACTGCAATTATCATTTACAAAgatattattgttaaaatgagcGTATCagacaaatatttttataaaaagttattattactatattatgaaACGTACTAtgcttactgaaattattatttacAAAGACATTATTGCTAAAATGAGCGTATTAAACAGACATATtggttactgaaatattattattattgctacaaaaaacaatattattattatattatgaaaggttctaaaccccccccccccccagcttcaTACGTCTTGCCATCCTTCCTTTTTCTTTTAGCTTCTTCTGCAAATAACTTTCTTATTTTCTtgcgtttttcttcttttttccctaATAATGATTGCcatctttttttcctctttctatCGACTTTTTCTGCAGTGACACGACTAATTTTCCCCATGGGTGTGAAAGCCGTGTTCGATACCATGCCCTCGTTGAACTGTATTATGGCTTTTGCAGTATGGTATCGGAGTCTGTTGCTCTGATAAAAGATGTTTTTTGATGCCTTCGACCAGATAACTTTGTTCAGACATTCATTTGCATTGTGTTTTTCCTGTACATCTTTCAAGCAACTCAAGTGATGccatcttttcatatatttttacgaggcccttttttatattttctcgaATGGGATGCTTCACATGATCCTTATGTCTAATTTTGGACACGTCTTGCCCATCCCGAAGTTTTTTCTTATAGAAGCACCATCGCTCAGGGCAATTATCATGTCTTGGTCTGGTGTCGGTGCTCGCACAATGATCTAAGGTAGCAAAAACTTCTTTCCTCGTTGCGACGACGTCACCCAGATTATTTACAATGGCTGCTACGTAAAATCTTTGAAATGCTGATATTGTTTCATTAGTCAGCGCCCCAGCAGATCTTCCTCCAACAGTTATTCCCCGATATGTTTTCCAAAGCGCTTGCCAACATGATTTATGCACTCTACCTTAGATATAGCTATTCCTTctccatatatattttcattctttactGCATTGAAGGCTTTCGAGTCCCTGTCAGATATTATTTCTGTGTATCTAAATTTACATTTCTCTACTGATCTACTAAATAACCTTCTCCATCATTCGACCTCCATTGCAGGGGAACTACCATCAAAATTTTTCTGGCACGTCTGTTCATGTGCATCATACCATTCCATGCCGTCATCATTTGCGTGCTTGCTGCACACAGGGCAATATTTTGATAGAACCTCAAAATCGATAACTATGCCCGTGTCATGGTGTATGACAGGTACTACACCGTATTTAGCTACAAAGCCACGATGGGACCAAGTACCATCACAGCTAActgatatattttttatctctccaGCATCCGGGTTATCGATTTCAAGGATTCTATGGACTACCTCTCTTGCTTCCCGAAGAGACTCCTCACAGTCTTCAATGCCCTTCTTTTCTATTTCTAAGGCAGTTGTATAAAAGTTTGACTCCGCCATCAATTTTGTATTGAAAATCATTTCAAAATCTTGAATTGTTTTATATCCTTGATTTTGCTTCAACTATCTTCACGTTGACATCAAAGCTTTTTTTcgattgtacagtgaaccctcgtttatcgcggtagataggttccagacgcgggcgcgataggtgaaaatccgcgaagtattgacaccatatttacctatttatttaacatgtatattcggacttttaaaaccttcccttgtacgtagtactgttaacaaactaccctttaatgtacagaacacttaatgcatgtactacagtaccctaaactaaaacaggcacaaatattaaaggcgattttatatcatgcgtttcctaaacacctaaaaagcacgataaaaaatggcaaccaatgttttgtttacgtttatctctgatcataatgaagaaacaaactcatttagtgtactgtacacatatatgtataggttagtttttgcatcgattatattgatgtacagtatacagtatgttgattttgttattaccaatgttttacttaattttccttaggacttccaaatgaaatgtttttctttatgacgccacctgaaacgacggcgtcataaagtacgctcagtaaacaaccacgctcagaacaaagaaggcatttactgtaacgcgcatgatgaaagtgataaataatgatatttacagtaaaagcatttacaaaatatgttattacaaatattatttaccgtatctatataaaatcatacagtacatactgtacgtagcaaagcaggaaaacaatttacgagagagagagagagagagagagagagagagagagagagagagagagagagagagagagagagagagagagagagagagagagagaagagagattgttttacgtacgtaaatgtaaattttaaacaaaaaaaatatgataggcttttaaaaccttccctttaacttaatgcatacagtactaaactataaaacagacacaaatattacagtaaaatgtttaagtaaaaaataaagattgttactgtactcaccacgaaagaagttcaagaaaaacttgaatgatgatggcgatgaatttgctgcacagtagaaatgatgatgatgaagctgatgatgtcttctactgtgcagccaataatagtattttacgtctcttcagacggaggtgtcttttcctgggacacctcttcaacttcttcctgagacacttcttcaatttcttccgagggcattgtgatcggaagttgctgccgctgcttcttttttcgcaagagcatcctgtagggagccatttgttcatcgatcttggtgcagaattgtagagaacgaaccatatcctcgtcccactcttgcgacatttctttcacctcattcgcaagcttgcagagcttggcaagccgttctatagttaagaccgtttcttcgacattttcttggatctcttcctgtgtttcactgtcttcactgcccgatttcgtcaggtcttcgaggtctgcggccgcgtaacttctaccgtcttttaacatagtatcgagaagcgtcaccttctcagcaatcatcatttttcggtgctgtttaggctcactaccagccttagtagaagcagaaggcttgggaggcattgtacagtagggtttaacagaaagttcaacttaaaacagtcgcacacagcacagattcaacttcacaaacttaagaacgtctactcagcaatacgcggaaagagaaagtgaacgatgcagacccgcgagaactgtgatgctggaagttgaagatgcgggcaaaacaccaatcacaggctagataacaaaacttgagttttgattcgtcatctatcagcgcttgaaccaatcacaacccgtcttatacagtactatggtgcgttggttactcatagaagatgtcccgcgcacactgaacgtacgtagattaagtacaataccgtaataataataaataatgataataatactgtacagtaataataataataataatgattaataaataacaataataattttattaacaacaacaacaataataataataataataataataaaaatttacgtacgtacgctattttacgcctctctctctctctctctctctctctctctctctctctctctctctctctctctcgtacgcttacagtacttattcgaaatgtgatttttgcaacaaagaatattattggatgcagtactgtactacgtacgtatacatacaaaagattcatggaaaagaagcacatccattacagtacacaccattctaatatggtatgactgcatctgatttgcgtttcatgttcgatttaattttactacgtactgaattatcgtatgatcacattctcttttcgtgttttatttctttctgtgctgaattatatatcatatgtaatgcaatgaacaatcagtaagagcagatattactaattacagtattaatggaattacaggtaacaaaatatcgtatttggttatcttcagatttcgcgatattttcgaattttccggaaaatccgcgatatgtatatatatatgggttatgggaaaaccccgcgaagtggtgaatccgcgattgtcgaaccgcgaagtagcgagggttcactgtattctttgGGAACTCCAGCCCTTCACTTCCTTACGACAGGTGGGGCAGTCGAAATTTAGTGATACAGCCGCACCATATCTTGTTTGCTTTTCTGCCCACTCTGATGTAAATCCCCCACATTTGTTACACTTTGCCGCAAAGTTTTTTCTAAGAGTATTTTCATCCATGACGACGTACTTAGGTGTATTTTCTTCACTGtcgattttttttccaaaattgcaTCTTAGTGCTCATTTCATCATGGCAGGGGAAAAAATGTTGCTATCTTCTTCATCACTGTCAttatcttcttcattttcacagtCTTCAAGACCTTCCCTTGAAGTACTGGGATGCGGTGGTTGCTGTTCATTTTCATCTTCTCTCTCCCATGACGTACTGGCCCgtggctgctgctgttctttttctttctccccTGAAGTACTGGGGAGAGgctgttgtttttcttctttttctttctcccctGAAGTACTGGGGAGAggctgttgttttttttctttttctttctcaccTGAAGTACTGAGGAGAGgctgttgtttttctctctgaaGTTTTTTCTGTTCCCTTCCCTCTCGAACTTTTTGCATTTTACTATACTTCTTGCCACGCAGCATTATTGGCTGTTATGATAAGGCCAGCCacctaaaatttttataattttgccTAAAACCTATAATTTTGCCACTTTATTTCCGACCTCCCCTATAGCCCGCCCTATGGCTACCTCCTCGTGGCACTGCCCTTGGAGTTCAGGATTGGTCACTGGAAATAAAGGTCTCTAAGCGAAGAAAGTTGTATAGGACAGAGCATTCATGCACACATGAGACCTGAGGCAGTCAGGAGTGAATGGTGACAAGTGCACATCTTGGACGGGAAGTCGCTGTCAACACTCTCCTTATCAGTGACGCATTGAAGTGTTGCCATACAAGCGAGTGAATGATTCCAGACTTTCAATAGATTTTACTGCGTATCAGTGGAAACCTACGACTGTCTTATTGTTTCGTACCGGAGAATATCTGAGAGAGCTTTAGGGAGTGATGGATATTGAAATATTGCCATACGAAGATGTGAATATTTTCAGAGACATTCGGACACTTTCAATTAGTAATGGAAAATTATTACAGACCTAGTTTCCCTCTTGCAAGTAatggaactttctctctctctctcatatatatatatgaaattattagacCTAGGTGCCCTCTTGCAAGTAATGGAatttactttttctctctctcatataccctATACAAAACTTATTAGACTAGGTGCCCTCTTGCAAGTAATGGaaatttactttctctctctctctctctctctctctctctctctctctctctctctctctctctctctctctctctctctctctctctctctctctctctcatatacatatacaaaacttaTTAGACCTAGGTGCCCTCTTGCAAGTAatggaatttactctctctctcatatatatatatatatatatatatatatatatatatatatatatttatatatatatatatatatatatatatatagaccgtcaGTGGTAATGTAGAGGTGGGGAGGGGGATAAAGTGGTCTAtgggggtggggaggggtgttGAGGAGAGTcgacttttttttctattcttctctAAACATAATGAATAACCATTTGAGCACAATAAATCGCATAATTCTCCAGTAATCAGTAACTGCGTATAGAAGGAGATGTTGGTCGTGGGCGGGGGTGCCCTATAGGCGAGAGAGGAAATTCACGTTTTATGATTTACCAAGAGATGTTATGAGGAAGTAACATCATAAATAACCATTTGAGCATAAAAATCTCTTTATTTTCGATAGCCAGTAATTCAGTGTTACAGGtaggggggcgttgacgaccatggggggcgttgacgaccatggggggcgttatagaggctggagacgaattctacacatatcacggcattctgctaggccaaaggaagacttttagcaaagaaaaaaaaaatgaaaaaatttggcaaaaatcagctctccaaggtggagcctacccttaagcaAATCATCTTATAACTTTGATGAAAACATTGGCCTATATTCTAAGAAAACTAACCATCATCTTTCCCACTTATTCCTACATTAAAAcgttggttgcctgatgcatcctctccaatgccttctagccaaggcatcctcttcaactaaACCTTTTCTCTCGATATCCTTCAAtgtatttcgccatctaattctc is a genomic window of Palaemon carinicauda isolate YSFRI2023 chromosome 39, ASM3689809v2, whole genome shotgun sequence containing:
- the LOC137631263 gene encoding submandibular gland secretory Glx-rich protein CA-like; the encoded protein is MLRGKKYSKMQKVREGREQKKLQREKQQPLLSTSGEKEKEKKQQPLPSTSGEKEKEEKQQPLPSTSGEKEKEQQQPRASTSWEREDENEQQPPHPSTSREGLEDCENEEDNDSDEEDSNIFSPAMMK